The region TGTCAAAATTACCAATGGGCTAATCTCACAGGTATCAAAGCAACACAGTGTCTACAGCGAGCAGACTCACCAGAAACGTGCAGACAAAAACCCTGACAAAAACAGCGAGGAGGATGCTGCCGATGAGGCGGAAGATTCTGAAGGGATCAAACTCCTCTgagtcagaccctcctccgtcCTGGGCCGGCTTCTCATTGGCCAGCTGACCCCGCAGCTTCATGGCATCGTCAAAACGGGACAGGTACTTCTGGAGGCCTGGGCGAGGGGAGCCGCTGAGGTCGTCTGATGCCCGCTCCCCCCTCGGCCTCTGTTGGATGCCTCCAATGTCGTCTTCCAGAAAGCCTCCCGGTAGCTCACTGGAGTCGGGCAGGGGTGAGCCCCTCCTCTCTGGGGTGGCACCGTGGGAGCGGCTGACGAGCCCCGAAGCCTCTGGCAGGAAGGGAGACGGTCTCGGGGAAGATGAGGCTGATGACCACGGCTCTGTCCTGTCGAGGTCGAGGTGGAAGCGGGGTTCTGTGGGACGCAGGAGCGTTCCAGCTGAGGATGTAACGACATCTGTGTCATCAGATGAATGTGAACTAAGCTAACAGTATGATGACGTGTCAACAACAATTCAGGAGAGGTCTAATCagacaaaataaattatttcaggGCCTTTAACCCTCAAATATTGATCAGTTACAAGTTTGGCGCAATTTGAGATGGAGTTATTTTTTTCTGCACCTCAGCTAcagatgtattattatatattatgtattattacaCAGACAGATTTGATCTATAGCCATTTGTTGCTCTTACGGTAGCATTGACATTTGTAGGCATAGACGAAGACCTGCAGCTATTGATCATTTttatattgattgattgatctgCCGCTTTT is a window of Perca fluviatilis chromosome 16, GENO_Pfluv_1.0, whole genome shotgun sequence DNA encoding:
- the camlg gene encoding calcium signal-modulating cyclophilin ligand — protein: MEAGDVNAGEKAACLSAAQRRAEIRRRKLLMNSEDRMNRIVGYTKNESEINAGTLLRPTEPRFHLDLDRTEPWSSASSSPRPSPFLPEASGLVSRSHGATPERRGSPLPDSSELPGGFLEDDIGGIQQRPRGERASDDLSGSPRPGLQKYLSRFDDAMKLRGQLANEKPAQDGGGSDSEEFDPFRIFRLIGSILLAVFVRVFVCTFLSIFAPFLTLELAYMGLSKYFPKVEKKAQTTVLTAALLLSGIPAEVINRSMDTYRRMSDVFADLCVYFFTFILSHEFLLLIGSETP